The Cognatishimia activa nucleotide sequence ATTTTGTGGCTGTTTCGGCAGAACAGGTCACCTCTGGGATATCATTCAGTCCAACAGTCAACGGGCGCAGAAGCACATCGATCTCAGGCGTCTTCGCCAGATCATCGATTTGGTCAAGTGTAATCGCATCAGCAATATCAAACGGCCCAGACCAGATCCGGCGTAGCTCGCGCACATGACCAAAGCAGCCGAGACTTTCCCCAAGATCGCGTGCAATTGAGCGCACGTAGCCACCCTTGCCACAGGTGAGCTCTAGGAAAACGTGATCTTCGTCTTCGCGGTTCAGCATGATCAGGCTTTCCACCCACAAAGGACGTGCGGCAATTTCGATGTCTTCTCCGTCACGTGCCAACTTATATGCGCGCTGACCGTCAATTTTCACAGCTGAAAACTTGGGTGGAACTTGCTGTATGTCACCCACAAACTGTCCCAGCGCGGCTTTGATCTCATCATCTGAAGGACGCTGATCTGATTGGGCGATCACTTCACCTTCAGCGTCATCCGTGTTGGTTGCCTGCCCCAGGCGCGCGGTGAATTCATAACACTTCAAAGCGTCCGTGATGAATGGGATGGTCTTTGTCGCTTCGCCCAACGCCACCGCGAGAACGCCCGTCGCTTCAGGGTCCAGCGTACCCGCGTGTCCTGCTTTTTTGGCGCCAAAGGCCCAACGGACTTTGTTGACCACCGCAGTTGAGGTGATCCCAGCTGGTTTATCAATAATCAGCCAGCCCGAAATGTCGCGACCTTTACGTGAGCGCCCCATGCAGTCCTCTTGAGTTCTCAAAGCTTCGAGTTGCGCGGCCTATACAATGCCAAGGCTCAGGTCAATTGGCCAAAGAAAACCTACGAGGCGATTCCGTCCGATCCTTGGATCAGACCGTGCCGGCGCATCCGCAAATGGTGCATGGGCGCGTGCATGCGCTACTCTACAACGCCAATGATGGGACCCAACCAGAACCCAGGATCGGATCTGTTGAATTTAGGGGCGTGAAGCCGGCTGACTTTGCCATCTAGAAACAAAGCCTGATCGAGCTTGAGAACATCGCGAAAGTAGCGCGCGAACTCATGAAAGTTCACGCTGTTTTCGGATTTCACAAACACAGCACGTGCGCCGTCCGTGGATGTGCCCACACCATTGCGGATGAATTTGGATGTGCTGGTTTCTAAGAACCGCGGATGCAACGCGCCGTCAATCACCAACATTGGGCCAGATTGGGTTGCGAAGATGCAAGACGTGTTGTCCGCTTGGAACTGCTTTGACTCAATGACATTTGCTCGGCCAGCGCGGATGCAGAAGACGCCATTTGGAACCAGCCCGAAATTGCCGGGTCCGGCATTGGGATAGAGGTGTTGGCTCTGAACGCCATTTTCGACGTAATATCCCACCGGACGTCGATCCGGATGATACATGCCGCCGTTTATCGCGAAGGATAGGGTCTTATCTTCGGGTAGGTCGGCTTCGATTGCATCGAATTGACCGTAAATCTTGCCGCTGGAATCGCGCAAAAAGAGTCGCAACTCTTCCTGCTGCGCATTCACTTCACAGACGGTGTAGCGATTACCCTCAAAGGTTTCATCACTGCAGGTGACAGCGCTGGCAGCGATTGGCCAGGCAACGAATGCTGCAATCAGGCCAAGGAATGCTTTCACGCGTCACCCTCGTTGGGA carries:
- the truB gene encoding tRNA pseudouridine(55) synthase TruB, with protein sequence MGRSRKGRDISGWLIIDKPAGITSTAVVNKVRWAFGAKKAGHAGTLDPEATGVLAVALGEATKTIPFITDALKCYEFTARLGQATNTDDAEGEVIAQSDQRPSDDEIKAALGQFVGDIQQVPPKFSAVKIDGQRAYKLARDGEDIEIAARPLWVESLIMLNREDEDHVFLELTCGKGGYVRSIARDLGESLGCFGHVRELRRIWSGPFDIADAITLDQIDDLAKTPEIDVLLRPLTVGLNDIPEVTCSAETATKLRNGNPGMVIATDLDYGDTCWASFEGRPVAIGTFKAGELHPSRVFVLPATQ
- a CDS encoding phosphodiester glycosidase family protein, with amino-acid sequence MKAFLGLIAAFVAWPIAASAVTCSDETFEGNRYTVCEVNAQQEELRLFLRDSSGKIYGQFDAIEADLPEDKTLSFAINGGMYHPDRRPVGYYVENGVQSQHLYPNAGPGNFGLVPNGVFCIRAGRANVIESKQFQADNTSCIFATQSGPMLVIDGALHPRFLETSTSKFIRNGVGTSTDGARAVFVKSENSVNFHEFARYFRDVLKLDQALFLDGKVSRLHAPKFNRSDPGFWLGPIIGVVE